The following DNA comes from Candidatus Binataceae bacterium.
GTCATCTATCCGAGCCTTGGAATCATCTGGGAAGGTGAGGTCGCCGATGCGGAACTGGCCGACGCTCTATGTCGCGCCTACAATCGCTGGGCTTTCGATTTGGTCGCGAGCCATCGGCAGCGTCTTTTTCCCGCGGCGCATGTTTCCATCCGTGAACCCGCGCTCGCGGTCAAGGAGCTGCAGCGGGTGGCAAAACTGGGGTGTCGAAGCGTATTCGTCGCGGCCATGCCGATAAAAGGCAAGAGCTTCGGCCACTCGGATTTCGATCCAGTATGGGCGACCGCGCAGGACCTTGACCTGACGGTAGGGCTGCACGTGGTTTCGCACCATCATTATATGGGCAGCGACTTTTATCGCGATCCCAAGCCCGGCTTGATGTACTTCACGATGAATTTGTTGCAAGACCCTCGTCAGGTGCTCACGACCATGGTGATAGACGGAGTCTTCGAGCGCTTTCCACGCTTGCGGGTGGGTACTATCGAAGCGATGGCGGGATGGGTCGGCGAGTGGCTGGAGCGGATTGACTACCGCTACAAGTATATGGGCCATACCTCGGCGATGAAGCGCCCGGTATCAGAGTACTTCGCACGCAATATATGGATAAGCGGGGACCCCGAAGAAAAGATGTTTAAATATGTAGTCCAATTTGCGGGCGATGATAAGTTCTTCATCGGCTCTGATTACCCCCATGCCGAGGGGTTCGTTCATCCGGTCGCCAGCCTG
Coding sequences within:
- a CDS encoding amidohydrolase family protein, translating into MVEEPNMVGVVDGDSHFMEPLDLFEEHVEPHFRERAVRIATDPVTHKRAMVVDGKPMRLRDVEEVLGILSGYGQKEEGGTISTFDRYSAYSSDWQDMTARTRFLDAEGIASQVIYPSLGIIWEGEVADAELADALCRAYNRWAFDLVASHRQRLFPAAHVSIREPALAVKELQRVAKLGCRSVFVAAMPIKGKSFGHSDFDPVWATAQDLDLTVGLHVVSHHHYMGSDFYRDPKPGLMYFTMNLLQDPRQVLTTMVIDGVFERFPRLRVGTIEAMAGWVGEWLERIDYRYKYMGHTSAMKRPVSEYFARNIWISGDPEEKMFKYVVQFAGDDKFFIGSDYPHAEGFVHPVASLREHLKDLPAASVEKILSKNARDFYKI